Proteins encoded by one window of Streptomyces clavuligerus:
- a CDS encoding helix-turn-helix domain-containing protein, with translation MTDGFLVPGPAAAGALAASVARVTELANRRGLDLGEVFGVHGLSDASGVPADVVAALLEGRAAGEPDLQARFLQRLGLLRRTRLKPNGRRYTQQEIADGAGMSRQQAGALINGDRRPTMEHCDAIQRFFGVHAGFLTADDADALNSALLRTEQRLLQEHAQHAADTDPLERLLQDHGVRGIAWRAAQLPTDKHRDKVTEWLDMLLESVKPVNPADSPKPTET, from the coding sequence GTGACAGACGGCTTCTTGGTTCCGGGCCCGGCAGCCGCAGGCGCCCTCGCGGCGTCGGTTGCCCGCGTCACCGAACTGGCGAACAGGCGCGGACTGGACCTCGGCGAGGTCTTCGGGGTGCACGGGCTCTCGGACGCCTCCGGAGTACCCGCCGACGTGGTCGCCGCCCTGCTGGAGGGCCGCGCCGCGGGCGAACCGGACCTCCAGGCCCGGTTCCTCCAGCGCCTCGGTCTGCTGCGCCGTACTCGTCTCAAACCCAATGGCCGCCGCTACACCCAGCAGGAGATCGCCGACGGCGCCGGGATGTCCCGGCAGCAGGCGGGCGCGCTGATCAACGGCGACCGCCGCCCCACCATGGAGCACTGCGACGCGATCCAGCGCTTCTTCGGGGTGCACGCGGGCTTCCTCACCGCCGACGACGCCGACGCCCTCAACAGCGCCCTGCTCCGCACCGAGCAGCGGCTGCTCCAGGAGCATGCCCAGCATGCCGCCGACACCGACCCGCTGGAGCGGCTGCTCCAGGACCACGGCGTCCGCGGCATCGCCTGGCGCGCCGCCCAGCTCCCCACCGACAAGCACCGCGACAAGGTCACCGAATGGCTCGACATGCTCCTGGAGAGCGTCAAGCCGGTGAATCCGGCCGATTCCCCAAAGCCGACGGAAACATGA